One genomic window of Caldivirga maquilingensis IC-167 includes the following:
- a CDS encoding ATP-binding protein: MINVGRIKLSFAGIRVDFVDREWALRRIEKWAEGGTYPVQVVYGPEGCGKTAWLRQSVELLRGLGFDVVYVNPINREFLTGFNVLRDRFLAVIKETISQDALGRLVWLAFDVAKELIKVTRGRVAVIVDDAFQVIGVKESTLYVKALLNLIEYPPEQYEKIVAVTATSEGVSKSEIGRHRWANLLTMWNMTKDGFKELYDQIPGDKPSLEELWKLTGGNPWMLEMLYEAHWSVDQVVNRIIRSKGLISFIQSLSENDKKLLMKALEDPDTLMSRDGVMLMNKLVELNLIIDNIYPRDEYLWVDSPPPERDNELGIGKYTAWQSPLHREAVRRVLS; this comes from the coding sequence ATGATTAACGTGGGTAGGATTAAGCTTAGTTTTGCGGGTATTCGAGTTGATTTCGTTGATAGGGAGTGGGCTCTTAGGCGTATTGAGAAATGGGCTGAGGGAGGTACTTATCCCGTTCAGGTTGTTTATGGTCCTGAGGGTTGTGGTAAGACTGCTTGGCTTAGGCAGTCTGTGGAGTTGCTTAGGGGTTTGGGTTTTGATGTTGTTTACGTTAATCCAATTAATAGGGAGTTTTTAACGGGATTCAATGTTTTGAGGGATAGGTTCCTTGCCGTTATTAAGGAGACTATTAGCCAGGATGCGTTAGGTAGATTGGTTTGGTTAGCCTTCGATGTGGCTAAGGAGTTGATTAAGGTTACTAGGGGTAGGGTGGCTGTTATTGTTGATGATGCATTCCAGGTAATTGGGGTTAAGGAATCAACACTCTACGTTAAAGCACTACTAAACCTAATAGAATACCCACCAGAACAATACGAAAAAATAGTGGCCGTAACCGCTACCAGTGAGGGAGTCTCGAAGAGTGAGATTGGTAGGCATAGGTGGGCGAATTTACTAACAATGTGGAATATGACTAAGGATGGTTTTAAGGAGCTTTATGATCAAATACCAGGCGATAAACCAAGTCTTGAGGAATTATGGAAACTAACTGGGGGAAATCCATGGATGCTTGAAATGCTCTATGAGGCCCACTGGAGTGTTGATCAAGTGGTTAATAGGATTATTAGGAGTAAGGGGTTGATAAGCTTCATTCAATCACTCAGTGAAAACGATAAGAAACTGCTTATGAAGGCATTAGAGGACCCGGACACACTCATGAGTAGGGATGGGGTAATGCTCATGAATAAGTTAGTGGAGTTGAACCTAATAATCGACAACATATACCCCAGGGACGAGTACCTATGGGTGGATTCACCACCACCTGAGAGGGATAATGAACTAGGTATTGGTAAGTATACGGCATGGCAAAGCCCACTCCACAGGGAGGCTGTAAGGAGGGTATTAAGTTAA
- a CDS encoding helix-turn-helix domain-containing protein, with the protein MYINSDRLTYVELSLIHLSDWTSRVNFDYEYVVMKSDINALRGYSLEFSILKVRDKDSLKRIMRIIRSSDAIIDVVGFRELNYGYPKRIAIVLKNSLNDSTRYKAWQLSGFETKDHIVNGIENWGFIFMNKDSIETFRRQLEDSGRVLSFRVRDIDLNDAFNLVNSRSIHALLTKNELKVLKAAHKGGFFDEPRGINLINLSKALNLSPSTVNHELRNALRKLLSQYLGLNQYPYE; encoded by the coding sequence GACCTCAAGGGTTAACTTTGATTATGAGTATGTTGTCATGAAATCTGATATTAATGCATTGAGGGGTTACTCCCTTGAATTCTCAATACTCAAGGTTAGGGATAAGGATTCATTGAAGAGAATAATGCGCATTATTAGGAGTAGTGACGCAATAATTGATGTAGTTGGGTTCAGGGAATTGAATTATGGGTACCCTAAGAGAATTGCCATCGTGTTGAAGAACAGTTTAAATGACTCCACTAGGTATAAGGCATGGCAGCTAAGTGGTTTTGAGACTAAGGATCACATAGTTAATGGTATTGAAAACTGGGGTTTCATATTCATGAATAAGGATTCCATTGAAACCTTTAGGAGACAATTAGAAGACAGTGGTAGAGTATTATCCTTCAGGGTTAGGGACATTGATTTAAACGACGCATTTAACCTGGTTAACTCTAGGAGTATTCACGCATTATTAACTAAGAACGAATTAAAAGTACTCAAGGCTGCCCATAAAGGCGGCTTCTTCGATGAACCTAGGGGAATTAACCTAATTAACCTAAGTAAAGCACTTAACCTATCCCCATCAACTGTTAACCACGAGTTAAGGAACGCCCTACGTAAGTTGCTTAGCCAATACCTTGGGCTTAACCAATACCCATATGAGTAG